One genomic window of Borreliella garinii includes the following:
- a CDS encoding V-type ATP synthase subunit B: MKRVYSKIESIAGNVITVTAQGIKYGDLAIVKAKDTSSLAEVIKLDREKVSLQVYGGTRGISTSDEIKFLGHSMQVSFSDNLLGRIFDGSGNPRDGGPSLDDNLIEIGGPSANPAKRIVPRNMIRTGLPMIDVFNTLVESQKLPIFSVSGEPYNELLLRIALQAEVDLIILGGMGLKHDDYLTFKDSLEKGGALSRTIFFVHTANDSVVESLTVPDISLSVAEKFALKGKKVLVLLTDMTNFADAMKEISITMEQVPSNRGYPGDLYSQLAYRYEKAIDFEGAGSITILAVTTMPGDDVTHPVPDNTGYITEGQYYLKGGRIEPFGSLSRLKQMVNGRTRDDHRTIMDSMIKLYASSKDSVEKKAMGFNMTKWDEKLLKYSNMFESKMMDLSVNIPLEEALDLGWDILASCFSPKETGIKTDLIEKYWPKKETS; encoded by the coding sequence ATGAAAAGAGTCTATAGTAAAATAGAGTCTATAGCAGGCAATGTAATAACTGTTACAGCTCAAGGTATTAAGTATGGTGATCTTGCTATTGTGAAAGCAAAAGATACAAGTTCTCTAGCCGAAGTAATTAAGCTTGATCGAGAAAAAGTTTCTCTTCAAGTTTATGGTGGGACAAGAGGTATTTCCACATCAGACGAGATAAAGTTTTTAGGGCATTCAATGCAAGTTTCATTTTCTGACAATTTGTTGGGCAGAATTTTTGATGGTTCTGGAAATCCTAGGGATGGAGGCCCTTCTCTTGATGATAATTTGATTGAAATTGGGGGGCCTTCTGCAAATCCTGCAAAACGTATTGTTCCTAGAAATATGATAAGGACGGGGCTTCCAATGATAGATGTTTTTAATACTCTTGTTGAATCTCAAAAATTACCAATCTTTTCTGTTTCTGGTGAGCCTTATAATGAGCTTCTTCTTAGAATTGCACTTCAAGCAGAGGTTGATTTGATAATTCTCGGTGGAATGGGACTTAAACATGATGATTATTTAACTTTTAAAGATTCTTTAGAAAAAGGAGGTGCTTTAAGTAGAACAATTTTTTTTGTTCATACCGCTAATGATTCTGTTGTTGAATCTTTAACTGTTCCTGATATTTCGCTTTCTGTTGCTGAAAAGTTTGCTCTCAAGGGTAAAAAAGTTTTAGTGCTTCTTACAGACATGACAAATTTTGCTGATGCAATGAAAGAAATATCTATTACTATGGAACAAGTGCCTTCTAACAGAGGTTATCCTGGAGATTTATATTCTCAGCTTGCATATCGTTATGAGAAAGCTATTGATTTTGAAGGTGCAGGATCGATTACAATACTTGCGGTTACAACTATGCCGGGCGACGATGTTACTCATCCTGTTCCTGATAATACTGGATATATTACAGAAGGTCAGTACTATTTAAAGGGCGGCAGAATAGAACCTTTTGGATCGCTTTCAAGACTTAAGCAAATGGTAAATGGTAGGACAAGAGACGATCACAGAACTATAATGGACTCAATGATTAAGCTTTATGCATCTTCAAAAGATTCTGTAGAAAAGAAGGCTATGGGATTTAATATGACCAAGTGGGATGAAAAATTGCTCAAGTATAGCAACATGTTTGAAAGTAAGATGATGGATTTATCTGTTAATATTCCATTGGAAGAGGCTTTAGATTTAGGTTGGGACATTCTTGCTAGTTGTTTTAGTCCAAAAGAAACGGGAATAAAAACGGACCTTATCGAAAAATATTGGCCTAAAAAAGAGACTAGTTAA
- a CDS encoding V-type ATP synthase subunit A encodes MKTKGKVVGVNGNLVTIEVEGSVSMNEVLFIKTAGRNLKAEIIRVRGNEVDAQVFELTKGISVGDVVEFTDKLLTVELGPGLLTQVYDGLQNPLPELAIQCGFFLERGVYLRPLNKDKKWNFKKTAKVGDSVIAGDFLGFVIEGTVHHQIMIPFYKRDSYKIVEIVNDGNYSIDDQIAVIEDDSGMKHSITMSFHWPIKIPITNYKERLIPSEPMLTQTRIIDTFFPVAKGGTFCIPGPFGAGKTVLQQVTSRNADVDIVIIAACGERAGEVVETLKEFPELIDPKTGKSLMDRTCIICNTSSMPVAAREASVYTAITIGEYYRQMGLDILLLADSTSRWAQAMREMSGRLEEIPGEEAFPAYLESVIASFYERAGIVVLNNGDIGSVTVGGSVSPAGGNFEEPVTQATLKVVGAFHGLTRERSDARKFPAISPLESWSKYKGVIDSNKTEYARSFLVKGNEINQMMKVVGEEGISSEDFLIYLKSELLDSCYLQQNSFDSVDAAVSSERQNYMFDIVYNILKTNFEFSDKLQARDFMNELRQNLLDMNLSSFKDYKFNKLEQALSELVNLKKVI; translated from the coding sequence ATGAAGACAAAAGGAAAAGTCGTTGGAGTGAATGGTAACTTAGTTACTATTGAGGTAGAAGGTTCAGTTTCTATGAATGAAGTTTTATTTATAAAAACTGCTGGTAGAAATTTAAAAGCAGAAATAATTCGTGTTAGGGGCAATGAAGTTGATGCACAAGTTTTTGAATTGACAAAAGGGATATCTGTTGGAGATGTAGTTGAATTTACAGACAAGCTTTTAACAGTTGAATTGGGACCAGGTCTTTTAACTCAAGTGTATGATGGGCTTCAAAATCCTTTGCCTGAACTGGCTATTCAATGTGGATTTTTTTTAGAAAGGGGGGTTTATTTAAGACCCTTGAATAAAGATAAGAAATGGAATTTTAAAAAAACTGCCAAAGTTGGAGACAGTGTTATTGCAGGAGATTTTTTGGGCTTTGTAATTGAAGGAACTGTCCACCATCAAATAATGATTCCATTTTATAAAAGAGATTCTTATAAAATTGTAGAGATTGTAAATGATGGAAACTATTCGATTGATGATCAAATTGCTGTAATTGAAGATGATTCTGGCATGAAGCATAGCATTACAATGTCTTTTCATTGGCCTATTAAAATTCCTATTACTAATTATAAGGAACGACTTATTCCTAGCGAGCCCATGTTGACTCAAACCAGAATTATAGATACATTTTTTCCAGTTGCCAAGGGAGGAACTTTTTGCATTCCAGGTCCTTTTGGAGCTGGAAAAACAGTTCTTCAGCAAGTTACAAGTCGAAATGCTGATGTTGATATAGTGATTATTGCAGCTTGTGGTGAACGAGCAGGAGAGGTGGTAGAAACTCTTAAAGAGTTCCCTGAGTTAATAGATCCAAAAACTGGAAAATCTTTGATGGATAGAACTTGTATTATTTGTAATACATCTTCAATGCCAGTTGCAGCTAGAGAAGCTTCTGTTTATACTGCTATTACTATTGGTGAATATTATAGGCAGATGGGTCTTGATATTCTTCTTTTAGCAGATTCAACTTCAAGATGGGCTCAAGCTATGAGAGAAATGTCTGGTCGCCTTGAAGAAATTCCTGGTGAGGAGGCTTTTCCAGCTTATCTTGAGTCCGTTATTGCTTCCTTTTATGAAAGGGCAGGCATTGTAGTTCTTAATAATGGCGATATTGGATCTGTAACAGTTGGTGGTTCTGTAAGTCCTGCTGGTGGTAATTTTGAAGAGCCAGTTACTCAAGCAACCTTGAAGGTTGTAGGAGCATTTCATGGACTTACAAGAGAAAGATCTGATGCTAGGAAATTTCCAGCTATTAGCCCTCTTGAATCTTGGAGCAAATATAAAGGTGTTATTGATTCTAACAAGACAGAATATGCAAGATCTTTTTTAGTAAAAGGTAACGAAATTAATCAAATGATGAAAGTTGTTGGGGAAGAGGGTATAAGTAGTGAGGATTTTTTAATTTATTTAAAATCTGAACTGCTTGATTCGTGCTATTTACAACAAAATTCATTTGATTCTGTTGATGCTGCTGTTAGTTCAGAGCGTCAAAATTATATGTTTGATATAGTTTATAACATTCTTAAAACCAACTTTGAGTTTTCTGATAAGCTTCAAGCAAGAGATTTTATGAATGAATTAAGGCAAAATCTTTTAGACATGAATCTTTCTTCTTTTAAAGATTATAAATTTAATAAATTGGAGCAGGCTTTGAGTGAATTAGTAAATTTAAAAAAGGTAATTTAA
- a CDS encoding endonuclease MutS2, with product MQNKYLKNIDFYEILSLVSKYVSNPDTVNLLNNQKILKTRESLEKMFSFVNIIRMLFESCKGYPNSFINSLEYSISLLSKENSRASIENLRDIIGFLDEVLRINVFLHKNSDIKNLNVQILSDLLFLSPELKNLLIELKEYIDVDALELKSGVVKEYDSIEFEIKNLNRQVEKQIKRIISLNLEYLTSNIVYYKSNKYTLAIKSNFKGKIKGNIISVSSSGETFYIEPNDIVNYNNRLNYLDLEKKRIILKILQNLSNKVHKNVVLLDNLYNNFLYYDSLKARALYGIKTKGIFPEISNVLNIFDAHHPLLKDSKAITFTPAENRIVIITGPNAGGKTVTLKTIGLLSAMFQFGIPILVSEASTFKIFDNIFIDIGDDQSISNSLSTFSSHMSNISYILKHTTKNSLVIFDEFCSGTDIDQGQALAISILEYLININSYVLISTHYNALKYFAYTHEGVINASMRMDLETMQPNYNLIFSIPGESYAFNVASRFLIDSSIVIRANEIYSSQKTEVNKILERLVEKEKDLLSIKESMNKKLIQIELQEKEVENIYQDLLLKEKNIETELLNEQNEFLKNSRKVLENLVREIKEGNVNVAKNKAFISDLEKNIDLKLNKVNSLNSKRNIAANFKIGDRVRIVNSNAKGKIVGISKKKIIVNVGAFNVSVSSSEISLENFTEHKKEGGKNFSFSIDYNKENLLSFTIDIRGMRSADALDFLNKKIDNIILNGINKFEIIHGKGEGHLMREVHNLLKELKFIKKYYFAHPSDGGAGKTIVEI from the coding sequence ATGCAAAATAAATATTTAAAAAATATTGACTTTTATGAAATTTTATCTTTAGTATCTAAGTATGTTTCCAATCCAGACACCGTTAATTTACTAAATAATCAAAAAATATTAAAAACAAGAGAAAGTTTGGAGAAAATGTTTTCCTTTGTAAATATCATTAGAATGCTTTTTGAGAGCTGTAAAGGATATCCGAATTCTTTTATAAATAGCTTAGAATATTCCATTTCATTATTATCAAAAGAAAATTCAAGGGCTTCTATTGAAAATTTGAGAGATATTATAGGGTTTTTAGATGAGGTTTTGAGAATAAATGTATTTTTACATAAAAATAGCGATATCAAAAATCTTAATGTTCAGATTTTATCCGATTTATTATTTTTAAGTCCAGAGCTAAAAAATTTGCTTATTGAATTGAAAGAATATATAGATGTTGATGCCCTTGAATTGAAAAGTGGTGTTGTAAAAGAGTATGATTCGATTGAATTTGAAATTAAAAATTTAAATAGACAAGTTGAAAAGCAGATAAAAAGAATAATTAGCTTAAATTTAGAATATTTGACTTCTAATATTGTTTATTATAAATCGAATAAATATACTCTTGCTATTAAATCTAATTTTAAAGGTAAAATTAAGGGAAATATTATTTCTGTTTCATCGTCAGGTGAAACATTTTATATTGAACCAAATGATATTGTAAATTATAACAATAGGTTAAATTATCTAGATTTAGAAAAAAAAAGAATAATTTTAAAAATTTTACAGAATCTGTCTAATAAAGTTCATAAGAACGTTGTTCTTTTAGATAATCTTTATAATAATTTTTTGTATTATGATTCTTTAAAAGCACGAGCGCTTTATGGAATCAAAACTAAGGGAATATTTCCTGAAATTTCAAATGTATTAAATATTTTTGATGCTCATCATCCTTTGCTAAAGGATTCAAAGGCAATAACTTTTACTCCTGCTGAAAATCGTATTGTAATCATTACTGGTCCTAATGCTGGTGGAAAAACGGTAACTTTAAAGACAATTGGACTGCTTAGTGCAATGTTTCAATTTGGGATTCCTATTCTTGTTAGCGAAGCTAGTACTTTTAAAATTTTTGATAACATTTTTATTGACATTGGAGATGATCAGTCAATTTCTAATTCTCTTTCAACTTTTTCAAGCCATATGAGCAATATTTCTTATATCCTAAAACATACTACAAAAAATAGTCTTGTAATATTTGATGAATTTTGTTCAGGTACAGACATTGATCAAGGGCAGGCGCTTGCCATTTCAATTCTTGAATATTTAATTAATATTAATTCTTATGTTTTAATATCAACTCATTATAATGCTCTTAAATATTTTGCATATACTCATGAAGGCGTTATTAATGCTTCTATGCGGATGGATTTAGAAACGATGCAGCCTAATTATAATTTAATTTTTTCCATTCCCGGTGAAAGTTATGCGTTTAATGTTGCCAGTAGGTTTTTGATTGACAGTAGTATAGTAATTCGTGCTAATGAAATTTATTCATCTCAAAAAACAGAAGTTAATAAAATTTTAGAAAGATTAGTAGAGAAAGAGAAAGATTTGCTGTCAATTAAAGAAAGCATGAATAAGAAATTAATCCAAATAGAATTACAAGAAAAAGAAGTAGAAAATATTTATCAAGATCTTTTATTAAAGGAAAAAAATATTGAAACAGAGCTTTTAAATGAGCAGAATGAATTTTTAAAAAATTCAAGAAAAGTTTTGGAAAATTTAGTTAGAGAAATAAAAGAGGGTAATGTTAATGTTGCAAAAAATAAAGCTTTTATATCAGATTTAGAAAAAAATATAGACCTCAAGTTAAATAAAGTAAATTCTCTTAATAGTAAGAGAAATATAGCGGCAAATTTTAAAATAGGAGACAGGGTTAGAATAGTTAATTCTAATGCAAAAGGGAAAATAGTTGGAATTTCTAAAAAGAAGATTATCGTTAATGTAGGTGCTTTTAATGTTAGTGTTTCTAGCTCGGAGATATCTTTAGAAAATTTTACAGAACATAAAAAAGAGGGTGGTAAAAATTTCAGCTTTTCAATTGATTATAATAAGGAAAACTTGTTAAGCTTTACTATTGATATTAGAGGCATGAGGTCTGCTGATGCTCTAGACTTTTTGAATAAGAAAATAGATAATATTATATTAAATGGCATTAATAAATTTGAGATTATTCATGGAAAAGGGGAGGGTCATCTTATGAGAGAAGTTCACAACTTATTAAAAGAGTTAAAATTTATTAAAAAATATTATTTTGCTCATCCTAGTGATGGAGGAGCTGGAAAAACTATAGTTGAGATTTAA
- a CDS encoding V-type ATP synthase subunit E, translating into MQFEVKDLINKIKKDGLEEAERISNDIISKAKKEAEEIVARAEEAAGALKAKSEKEINDYKRHALEASRQAIRDLIIGVEKNLKSLFENTLKDNVTEVFSNDNFLSELIIKITDSWIKEEKLVIQLNESDFSDLEQILRLKLGNKLKEGIEIKPFKGISKGFKIQKKNTGLQYDFSAETIADILFDYLNPRFKEVIKVV; encoded by the coding sequence ATGCAATTTGAAGTAAAGGATCTGATAAATAAAATTAAAAAAGATGGGCTTGAAGAAGCTGAGAGAATATCTAATGATATTATTTCTAAGGCTAAAAAAGAGGCAGAAGAAATAGTTGCTAGAGCAGAAGAAGCTGCCGGAGCATTAAAGGCAAAATCAGAAAAAGAAATTAATGATTATAAACGCCACGCCCTTGAAGCTTCTCGTCAGGCAATCAGAGATTTAATTATTGGAGTTGAGAAGAATCTTAAATCTCTTTTTGAAAATACTTTAAAAGATAATGTGACGGAAGTTTTTAGTAATGATAATTTCTTATCAGAGCTTATTATTAAAATAACGGATTCTTGGATTAAAGAAGAAAAATTGGTTATTCAGTTAAATGAATCTGATTTTTCTGACTTAGAACAGATATTAAGACTAAAGCTTGGAAATAAGCTTAAGGAAGGGATAGAGATTAAACCTTTCAAAGGTATAAGCAAAGGATTTAAGATTCAAAAAAAGAATACTGGTTTGCAGTATGATTTTTCAGCAGAAACTATTGCTGACATTCTTTTTGATTATCTTAATCCAAGATTTAAGGAAGTTATAAAGGTAGTCTAG
- a CDS encoding V-type ATP synthase subunit D produces the protein MPKIKLTKNDLKKQKDELKMFKRYLPTLQLKKQQLYVEIVKIENSYRTKNLEQQKLKDSISSWISLFSEKFPFESWIQVKTVIKKSVNIAGVAIPIFDSIEYEDIRHDLLFTPYWVDKGIETLKIVIQINVELKILKKQIDLLLKEFRVTSQRVNLFEKVMIPTAKANIKKINIYLGDQQTAAVVRGKIAKSNLIKKK, from the coding sequence ATGCCTAAAATTAAATTAACCAAAAATGATCTTAAGAAGCAAAAAGATGAACTTAAGATGTTTAAGAGATATCTGCCTACTTTGCAGCTTAAAAAACAGCAGCTTTATGTGGAAATTGTTAAAATTGAGAATTCTTATAGAACTAAAAATCTTGAGCAACAAAAACTTAAAGATAGTATTTCTAGTTGGATTTCTCTTTTTAGTGAAAAATTTCCTTTTGAGAGTTGGATTCAAGTAAAAACAGTGATCAAAAAGTCTGTAAACATCGCGGGGGTTGCAATTCCTATATTCGACTCTATTGAATATGAAGACATAAGGCATGATTTACTTTTTACTCCTTATTGGGTAGATAAGGGGATTGAAACTCTTAAAATTGTGATTCAAATTAATGTAGAACTTAAAATTTTAAAAAAACAGATTGATTTGCTTTTAAAAGAGTTTCGAGTAACATCTCAGAGAGTTAATTTATTTGAGAAAGTTATGATACCAACAGCTAAGGCTAATATAAAAAAAATTAATATATATCTTGGAGATCAGCAAACAGCGGCTGTTGTAAGAGGTAAAATTGCTAAGTCTAATTTGATTAAAAAAAAATAG